A region of Diospyros lotus cultivar Yz01 chromosome 3, ASM1463336v1, whole genome shotgun sequence DNA encodes the following proteins:
- the LOC127798172 gene encoding protein IQ-DOMAIN 24-like: protein MGKASRWFRSLLGLKTSPEYSKKDKKKRTSSRSSTGNDHKFGGARGLYVHAEEMEANEHAVAVAAATAAVAEAALAAAHAAAEVVRLTSRATAGSDRRRELAAVKIQSAFRAYLARRALRALKGLVRLQALVRGHIVRKQSAEMLRRMQAVARIQAQASANRAHLNQPPPPPVTTKSDRSPALKRSQTKSKIKKSVHLDKAPVLGLNWLEVELERWTKECCSRTSQAYASLKTGRADDDDERSDKILEVDTWKPHQLSSRLLRTPQHAPQCHKKNLSVSSAEPLSFRSLKLPGDGQVSSASSCRPASSGRRRGLFSPARSEFSRAFHGDYLAYPNFMANTESYLAKVRSQSAPRERSQPEKLGRKRG, encoded by the exons ATGGGCAAGGCGTCTAGGTGGTTTCGGTCGCTTTTAGGCCTAAAAACCTCGCCGGAATATTCGAAGAAGGACAAGAAGAAGCGAACATCCAGTAGATCTTCTACCGGCAATGACCACAAATTCGGCGGCGCCCGAGGCCTCTACGTCCACGCGGAAGAAATGGAAGCCAACGAGCACGCGGTAGCGGTGGCGGCGGCGACCGCGGCGGTGGCGGAGGCGGCACTGGCGGCGGCGCATGCAGCGGCGGAGGTTGTGCGGCTGACGAGTAGGGCAACTGCAGGGAGTGACCGGCGCCGGGAGTTGGCCGCCGTGAAGATCCAGTCGGCGTTCCGAGCTTATCTG GCTAGGAGGGCTTTGAGGGCACTCAAGGGACTGGTGAGGCTTCAAGCATTGGTCAGAGGCCACATTGTGAGAAAGCAAAGCGCTGAGATGCTACGCCGAATGCAGGCCGTGGCCCGAATCCAGGCCCAAGCTTCTGCCAATCGGGCTCACCTTAACCAGCCTCCACCACCACCCGTTACTACAAAGTCTGATCGTTCCCCTGCGTTGAAG AGGTCCCAAACAAAATCGAAGATAAAGAAGAGTGTGCACTTAGACAAGGCTCCAGTATTGGGTCTGAATTGGCTAGAGGTAGAGCTAGAGAGATGGACGAAAGAATGTTGTTCACGCACCAGCCAAGCTTATGCGTCGCTGAAAACTGGACGTgccgatgatgatgatgagaggAGCGACAAGATCCTGGAAGTGGATACATGGAAGCCTCATCAGTTGAGCTCCAGGCTCTTGAGGACACCGCAGCACGCCCCGCAATGTCACAAGAAGAACCTAAGCGTGTCTTCTGCCGAGCCCTTGTCCTTCAGATCCCTAAAACTCCCAGGTGATGGCCAAGTCTCTTCTGCCTCCTCCTGTAGACCCGCAAGCAGCGGCAGGAGGAGAGGTCTGTTTTCGCCTGCCCGGAGCGAGTTCTCCAGAGCCTTCCATGGCGATTACTTGGCGTACCCGAACTTCATGGCTAACACAGAATCATACCTGGCAAAGGTCAGGTCCCAGAGTGCTCCGAGGGAGAGATCTCAGCCCGAGAAACTTGGCCGGAAAAGAGGTTAG
- the LOC127798173 gene encoding RHOMBOID-like protein 3, with protein sequence MRGEDLESSRAKDRGESSSSTSYAIEERDNQWTSWLIPMFVVANVAMFVITMLINNCPKHNPRFDGKCVARFLGRFSFQPLKENPLLGPSASTLEKLGALEWRKVVHKHQGWRLISCIWLHAGVIHLLVNMLSLVIIGIHLEQQFGFVRIGVIYLLSGFGGSILSSLFIQRSISVGASGALFGLLGAMLAELITNWTIYTNKAAAILTIIFIVAINLGVGILPHVDNYAHIGGFLTGFLLGFILLPRPQYGWINRRDLPAGVRSRSRYKAYQYGLGLVSLILLVAGFTVGLVMLFRGENANDRCHWCHYLNCVPTSRWKCDDN encoded by the exons atGCGGGGCGAAGATTTGGAGAGCAGCCGAGCGAAGGACAGAGGCGAAAGCAGTTCCTCAACTTCGTACGCGATCGAGGAAAGAGACAACCAATGGACTTCGTGGCTGATCCCTATGTTCGTCGTGGCCAACGTCGCCATGTTCGTTATCACTATGTTAATCAACAATTGCCCCAAGCACAATCCGCGTTTCGATGGGAAATGCGTCGCGAGGTTTCTCGGCCGCTTCTCCTTCCAGCCGCTCAAGGAAAATCCTCTATTGGGGCCTTCTGCTTCGAC atTGGAGAAATTGGGAGCTCTTGAATGGAGGAAAGTAGTGCACAAGCACCAGGGATGGAGGCTTATTTCTTGTATCTGGTTACATGCTGGTGTTATACATCTCCTTGTTAACATGCTGAGCCTGGTCATAATTGGCATCCACCTTGAACAGCAGTTTGGCTTTG TTCGTATTGGGGTAATCTATCTGTTATCTGGATTTGGTGGCAGTATACTTTCTTCTCTGTTTATTCAGAGAAGCATCTCAGTTGGTGCTTCTGGTGCTCTTTTTGGCCTTCTTGGGGCGATGCTTGCAGAGCTTATTACCAACTGGACTATATATACCAACAAG GCTGCAGCAATCTTAACAATCATTTTCATTGTAGCTATCAACCTAGGTGTTGGCATTCTGCCACATGTTGATAATTATGCCCATATTGGTGGCTTCTTGACCGGATTCCTCCTTGGCTTTATTTTGCTCCCTCGTCCTCAGTATGGATGGATAAATCGCCGTGATCTTCCAGCTGGTGTTCGTTCAAGATCTAGATACAAGGCCTACCAGTATGGGTTGGGGTTAGTTTCTCTGATTCTGCTTGTTGCCGG GTTTACCGTGGGATTGGTGATGCTATTCCGAGGAGAAAATGCAAATGATCGTTGTCACTGGTGTCACTACCTCAACTGTGTGCCCACCAGTCGATGGAAGTGCGATGACAATTAG
- the LOC127797418 gene encoding E3 ubiquitin-protein ligase XBAT33, whose protein sequence is MGNSFGCSASGERLVSAARDGDLVEAKMLLDCNPCLAKYSTFGGLNSPLHFAAAKGHNDIVALLLDNGADVNSRNYCGQTALMQACRYGHWEVVQTLLLFKCNVTRADYLSGRTALHFAAVHGHVRCLRLVVADFVPSAPFETMNAPANSEGGDSSNTKSKNDQSALSKFVNKAADGGITALHMAALNGYFDCVQLLLDLNANVSSVTFHYGTSMDLIGAGSTPLHYAACGGNLKCCQILLAKGASRLTLNCNGWLPIDVARMWERHWLEPLLSPNSDSLIPVFPPSNYLSLPLMSVLNIARECGLQCSTTCSDDAEICAVCLERACTIAAEGCGHELCVRCALYLCSTSNVTSEVQGPPGSIPCPLCRHSIISFVKLPGYPEKEMKMHLSLSLCTPCMLHPCEADRTTPASMTEIRKNRVASVSSDLLCPVTCSPFPSVAMPLCTCSDGPCASCEPQESETQGGAPQHAQPTSADPDKMEGVRLEKTSCSSMFWGRRSCSREHQCNSEINA, encoded by the exons atggggaatTCGTTCGGATGCTCGGCATCGGGAGAGAGGCTGGTGTCGGCGGCGAGAGACGGCGATTTAGTGGAGGCGAAGATGTTGCTCGACTGCAACCCTTGCCTCGCCAAGTACTCCACCTTCGGCGGCCTCAACTCGCCGCTCCACTTCGCGGCGGCTAAAGGCCACAACGACATCGTTGCCTTGTTGCTCGACAACGGAGCCGACGTGAATTCCAGAAATTACTGCGGTCAG ACCGCATTGATGCAAGCATGTCGGTATGGGCACTGGGAAGTTGTTCAGACTCTCCTTCTCTTCAAATGCAAT GTAACGAGGGCAGATTATCTCAGTGGAAGAACAGCTCTCCATTTTGCAGCTGTACATGGGCATGTTAGATGCTTAAGACTGGTGGTGGCTGACTTTGTCCCGAGTGCTCCTTTTGAAACCATGAATGCTCCAGCGAACAGTGAAGGAGGTGATAGTTCAAATACAAAGAGCAAAAATGACCAAAg TGCACTGTCCAAGTTTGTGAACAAGGCTGCTGATGGTGGTATTACTGCTCTTCATATGGCTGCATTGAATGGGTATTTTGATTGTGTACAACTCTTACTTGATCTTAATGCAAATGTCTCGTCTGTGACATTTCATTACGGGACATCAATGGATTTGATTG GAGCTGGAAGCACCCCTTTGCATTATGCTGCTTGTGGGGGAAATTTAAAATGCTGTCAG ATCCTGCTTGCAAAAGGAGCCAGTCGGTTGACATTAAATTGCAATGG GTGGCTTCCTATTGATGTTGCCCGGATGTGGGAGCGTCATTGGCTGGAGCCTCTGCTTTCACCTAATTCTGATTCATTGATACCAGTGTTTCCTCCTTCTAATTATTTATCCTTGCCTCTAATGAGCGTTCTTAATATAGCAAG AGAGTGTGGCTTGCAGTGCTCTACAACCTGCTCCGACGATGCTGAGATTTGCGCTGTTTGCCTGGAGAGAGCATGTACAATTGCAGCTGAAG GTTGTGGGCACGAGCTTTGTGTAAGATGTGCACTTTATCTTTGCTCAACAAGCAACGTTACTTCTGAGGTGCAAGGGCCACCCGGTTCCATTCCCTGCCCTTTGTGTCGCCACAGCATAATCTCTTTCGTTAAGTTACCTGGATATCcggaaaaggaaatgaaaatgcatCTTTCCCTGAGTCTGTGTACCCCGTGCATGCTTCATCCTTGTGAAGCAGACCGAACAACGCCGGCCTCCATGACAGAGATACGGAAAAATCGTGTTGCTTCAGTTTCCTCAGACCTTCTGTGCCCTGTCACGTGCAGTCCGTTTCCTTCTGTTGCCATGCCTTTGTGCACTTGTAGTGATGGACCATGTGCATCTTGTGAGCCCCAAGAGTCTGAAACGCAGGGTGGGGCCCCCCAACACGCGCAACCGACATCCGCAGACCCGGACAAGATGGAGGGCGTGAGGCTGGAGAAAACGAGTTGCTCGAGCATGTTCTGGGGCCGGAGAAGCTGCAGCCGAGAGCATCAGTGCAATTCCGAGATCAATGCCTGA
- the LOC127797419 gene encoding CEN-like protein 1, whose amino-acid sequence MAMRANDPLVLGRVVGDVVDAFIPSVIMAVTYNPNNQVTNGREFLPSVIASRPRAEIGGDDMRAAYTIIMTDPDAPSPSEPYLREHLHWIVTDIPGTTDASFGREIVGYEAPKPVIGIHRYVFVLFRQRARQTVRAPASRDCFITRDFAAENGLGLPVAVVYFNAQRETAARRR is encoded by the exons ATGGCGATGAGAGCGAATGATCCTCTGGTGTTGGGGAGAGTGGTAGGGGACGTGGTGGATGCTTTCATCCCAAGTGTGATAATGGCTGTGACCTACAACCCCAACAATCAAGTCACCAATGGCCGTGAGTTCTTGCCTTCTGTCATCGCTTCTAGGCCTCGAGCAGAGATTGGTGGCGATGACATGAGGGCTGCTTATACCATT ATCATGACAGACCCAGATGCTCCAAGCCCGAGTGAACCCTATCTAAGGGAACACCTTCACTG GATTGTCACAGACATTCCAGGCACCACTGATGCTTCCTTTG GAAGAGAAATCGTGGGGTACGAGGCTCCGAAGCCGGTGATCGGAATCCACCGATACGTGTTCGTGTTGTTCAGGCAGAGGGCCAGACAGACCGTGAGAGCACCAGCTTCCAGGGACTGCTTCATAACCAGGGACTTTGCTGCTGAGAATGGCCTGGGCCTGCCTGTTGCCGTTGTTTACTTCAATGCCCAGAGGGAGACTGCcgcaagaagaagatga